In a single window of the Myxococcus guangdongensis genome:
- a CDS encoding PHP domain-containing protein produces the protein MIDLHSHTTASDGQYSPTQLLERARAAGVTVLAVTDHDTVAGLAEAKAAALANGVELVPGIEISAFVLGREVHILGHFVRPEDEDLARFAQRLRGEREQRMEAMVARMQQLGFPVRMEHVRAIAGDAQLGRPHLARVLVDQGWAVDMKAAFDRFLGTRGMAWVERFKLDGADAIRLIRKAGGTATLAHPGSSKVERMELRELVKAGLAGLEVLHADHNPALKQKYLALAKEHDLVPTSGSDFHGEAVSADHKLGSAAMPPELFAKLRSRATA, from the coding sequence GTGATCGACCTGCACTCCCACACCACCGCCAGCGACGGGCAGTACTCGCCCACGCAGTTGCTCGAGCGCGCCCGGGCCGCGGGCGTGACGGTGTTGGCGGTGACGGACCACGACACGGTGGCGGGGCTCGCCGAGGCGAAGGCCGCCGCGCTCGCCAACGGCGTGGAGCTGGTGCCCGGCATCGAAATCTCCGCCTTCGTGCTCGGCCGCGAGGTCCACATCCTCGGTCACTTCGTGAGGCCGGAGGACGAGGACCTCGCGCGCTTCGCGCAGCGGCTGCGCGGTGAGCGCGAGCAGCGGATGGAGGCGATGGTCGCGAGGATGCAGCAGCTGGGCTTCCCCGTGCGCATGGAGCACGTGCGCGCCATCGCGGGGGACGCGCAGCTGGGGCGGCCGCACCTGGCGCGCGTGTTGGTGGACCAGGGTTGGGCGGTGGACATGAAGGCCGCGTTCGACCGGTTCCTGGGGACGCGGGGCATGGCGTGGGTGGAGCGCTTCAAGCTGGACGGCGCGGACGCCATCCGCCTCATCCGCAAGGCGGGCGGGACGGCGACGCTGGCGCACCCGGGCTCGTCGAAGGTGGAGCGCATGGAGCTGCGCGAGCTGGTGAAGGCGGGCCTCGCGGGGCTGGAGGTGCTGCACGCGGACCACAACCCGGCGCTGAAGCAGAAGTACCTGGCGCTGGCGAAGGAGCACGACCTGGTGCCGACGTCGGGCAGCGACTTCCACGGCGAGGCGGTGTCCGCCGACCACAAGCTGGGCAGCGCGGCCATGCCGCCGGAGCTGTTCGCGAAGCTGCGCTCGCGCGCCACGGCGTGA
- a CDS encoding NADH-quinone oxidoreductase subunit A: MTPSPLSPYLPLAVVLLLAGIMGVAIPFITARLGPKRPSAIKSTAFEAGSESSGPARQRFAVKFYVVALLFIVFDVEAVFMYPWAVNFQALGWFGYMEMLVFAVTLVVGLIYVWKKGALDWES, from the coding sequence ATGACTCCCTCTCCCCTCTCGCCCTATCTGCCCCTGGCGGTGGTGCTGCTGCTTGCCGGCATCATGGGCGTCGCGATTCCTTTCATCACGGCGCGGCTGGGCCCCAAGCGCCCGAGCGCCATCAAGTCGACCGCCTTCGAGGCTGGCTCCGAGTCGAGCGGCCCGGCACGTCAGCGGTTCGCGGTGAAGTTCTACGTCGTCGCGCTGTTGTTCATCGTGTTCGACGTGGAAGCCGTGTTCATGTACCCCTGGGCGGTGAACTTCCAGGCGCTCGGTTGGTTCGGGTACATGGAGATGCTCGTCTTCGCGGTGACCCTCGTGGTGGGCCTCATCTACGTGTGGAAGAAGGGCGCCCTGGATTGGGAGAGCTGA
- a CDS encoding amphi-Trp domain-containing protein, which translates to MAKRPERDIEKTYPRAQFVAKLRRLADALEKGKAFSIQVAGERLHVPADAYFSVEHEREGAVDELELQVRWKRE; encoded by the coding sequence ATGGCGAAACGACCCGAGCGAGACATCGAGAAGACGTACCCGCGAGCGCAGTTCGTCGCGAAGCTGCGCCGGCTGGCGGACGCGCTGGAGAAGGGCAAGGCGTTCAGCATCCAGGTGGCCGGCGAGCGGCTGCACGTGCCCGCCGACGCGTACTTCAGCGTCGAGCACGAGCGCGAGGGTGCGGTGGACGAGCTGGAGCTCCAGGTCCGCTGGAAGCGCGAGTAG
- a CDS encoding methyl-accepting chemotaxis protein, which yields MWGRLGLRMQVAIAVLVPCLTVMGLCIWNFSARQHEVSVDLLQKRARVLGSLVAQHPAVLQWDGSQEAQARLETVLARVEARDANGDAGFTVSYQGLLGPDGRPVYESLARLPEHARGPTVRVREGCVTSLIGLREVSLRCASGERTYVVGLGLDEAAASVTDLKGSVVVGLVGALGLGLLLAVLISRTIVDPVSQVTEVVRDVARGDVSRMELDVPATGEVRLMAESFNKMLGTLRITVLELVSRTEQLSGASRGLLGASADQEHVISQQAAYAQQIAATFEELSRTAEQISSSTEVVESSARRTHEAVAEAMAVVAQVVAGINDIRTESKGVADAIVGLNQDLQQVSKIAHVINQVAERSDLLALNAALEGTKAGEVGRGFSLVAAEMRKLAENVSVSARDIGRIVEKVQDSGEEAASKARVGMATSDRGVEVAEQASSVFQRIVELARGTSEAARQITIATRQQRQSSEQAVQGARNVAELVKQGVDATGRTTRIAQDLQAVAEGLTTVTTRFKTTRS from the coding sequence ATGTGGGGCCGGCTCGGCTTGCGGATGCAGGTGGCCATCGCGGTGCTGGTGCCTTGCCTCACGGTGATGGGCCTGTGCATCTGGAACTTCTCCGCCCGACAGCATGAGGTGTCGGTCGACTTGCTCCAGAAGCGCGCCCGGGTGCTGGGCTCGCTGGTGGCGCAGCATCCGGCGGTGCTCCAGTGGGATGGCTCGCAGGAGGCCCAGGCGCGGCTGGAGACCGTGCTCGCGCGGGTGGAGGCGCGTGACGCCAACGGCGACGCGGGCTTCACGGTGAGCTACCAGGGGCTGCTCGGCCCGGACGGTCGCCCCGTGTACGAGTCGCTGGCACGTCTGCCGGAGCACGCGCGCGGCCCGACGGTCCGGGTGCGCGAGGGTTGTGTCACGTCGCTCATCGGCCTGCGCGAGGTGTCGCTGCGCTGCGCGAGCGGCGAGCGGACCTATGTCGTGGGCCTGGGCCTGGACGAGGCGGCGGCGTCCGTCACGGACCTCAAGGGCTCGGTGGTGGTGGGGCTGGTGGGCGCGCTGGGCCTGGGGCTCCTCTTGGCGGTGCTCATCAGTCGGACCATCGTCGACCCGGTGTCGCAGGTGACGGAGGTGGTGCGGGACGTGGCGCGCGGCGACGTGTCGCGCATGGAGCTGGACGTGCCCGCGACGGGCGAGGTCCGGCTGATGGCGGAGTCCTTCAACAAGATGCTCGGCACGCTGCGCATCACGGTGCTGGAGCTGGTGTCGCGCACCGAGCAGCTCTCCGGCGCATCGCGGGGGTTGTTGGGCGCGTCCGCGGACCAGGAGCACGTCATCAGCCAGCAGGCGGCCTATGCGCAGCAGATCGCCGCGACGTTCGAGGAGCTGAGCCGCACGGCCGAGCAGATCTCCTCCTCCACGGAGGTGGTGGAGTCGAGCGCCCGGCGCACCCACGAGGCGGTGGCTGAGGCGATGGCCGTGGTCGCGCAGGTGGTGGCGGGCATCAACGACATCCGCACCGAGTCCAAGGGCGTGGCGGACGCCATCGTCGGCCTCAACCAGGACCTGCAGCAGGTGTCGAAGATCGCCCACGTCATCAATCAGGTGGCGGAGCGCTCGGACCTGCTCGCGCTCAACGCCGCGCTGGAGGGCACCAAGGCGGGCGAGGTGGGTCGGGGCTTCTCGCTGGTGGCCGCGGAGATGCGCAAGCTGGCGGAGAACGTGTCTGTGTCCGCGCGCGACATCGGCCGCATCGTCGAGAAGGTGCAGGACTCGGGTGAAGAGGCCGCGTCGAAGGCCCGGGTGGGCATGGCGACGAGTGATCGCGGCGTCGAGGTCGCGGAGCAGGCGTCCTCGGTGTTCCAGCGCATCGTGGAGCTGGCGCGTGGGACGAGCGAGGCCGCGCGCCAGATTACGATTGCGACGCGGCAGCAGCGTCAGTCGAGCGAGCAGGCCGTGCAGGGCGCGCGCAACGTGGCGGAGCTGGTGAAGCAGGGCGTGGACGCCACCGGGCGCACCACCCGCATCGCGCAGGACCTGCAGGCGGTGGCGGAGGGGCTCACCACCGTCACCACCCGCTTCAAGACGACGCGCAGCTGA
- a CDS encoding OsmC family protein produces MSQQQPPATGVVMTLVSHPQFKTQLTHGPSATGMATEAPRDNGGTGGSFSPTDLVGAALLACAVTTMHLFASREGISLGEVRGRVEKRMTPPPRRIGELVVDLQMPAGLSAEHRARLEQVGRECPVARSLHPELKLPMTFSYPD; encoded by the coding sequence ATGAGCCAGCAACAGCCCCCCGCCACCGGCGTGGTGATGACCCTGGTCAGCCACCCCCAGTTCAAGACGCAGCTCACCCATGGCCCGTCCGCCACCGGGATGGCGACGGAGGCCCCCCGGGACAACGGCGGCACCGGCGGCAGCTTCTCCCCCACGGACCTGGTGGGCGCCGCGCTGCTGGCCTGCGCGGTGACGACGATGCACCTGTTCGCCTCGCGCGAGGGCATCTCCCTGGGCGAGGTCCGCGGCCGCGTGGAGAAGCGCATGACGCCGCCGCCGCGCCGCATCGGTGAGCTCGTCGTGGACCTGCAGATGCCCGCGGGCCTGTCCGCCGAGCACCGCGCCCGTCTGGAGCAGGTGGGCCGCGAGTGTCCGGTGGCGCGCAGCCTCCACCCGGAGCTGAAGCTGCCCATGACGTTCAGCTACCCGGACTGA
- a CDS encoding sulfatase-like hydrolase/transferase translates to MVESSSSHPLRPLVWRLALGLGLGLVLFAGETWWLLRSGLVGVDIPVDGPYAALSAAVRPVLPGLLARVAAVYVVAGMVLAAVAWGLARVWGRGGVLATLAGWLGLGLVLAWDRAIARPALFDDLPAVRPVLGWLVDHGEPWHPRLAAGLVALLHVGVWLWWQDTWTRRARQGGVVLAGGLALFVAGRAGGWVGGEKHPLVVLIGIDAFRPDRLLSQGGSGAVAPHVDRFVAESTFFTQAYTPVAQTEPAWRSLLTARWPHETGVRYALTAESRMQLQPTFAENFARAGWRTVFATDCSRFHAEGPNSGFATRLQPPRGAVNFLLEKLRYRALGVFADHALGAAWVPEFIDNRALAGIHDPMGYAERLTSRLLEEAGQGPTLFAFHATAAHFPGDPVHPFYRRFVSASEPLERRLRMHFAPVSPGAKGSWSREGAEALYDELIAQADAQVGLMLEALRRSGRYDDALIVLVSDHGESFHEDRPDLAGATPVHGARLSELENRILFAVKPAGGRGAAPATLGSLVRLVDVGPTLLELSGLPALHGADGVSLGPLLRGETVPPLSLYAETGFTHVSPEVFDEGHWPGAPRAFDAYRIRPDGVVELSDTAHTAVVLEKDRGAYDGQRWWVDRPRADGSMLRACTGDCEGLDALALEAWLDAVQGRTGAGESRKVAGHVDDPRHPVPSGTVRPPQQLLRLRPGQRPGPAHPQPRGG, encoded by the coding sequence ATGGTCGAGTCCTCTTCCTCGCACCCCCTCCGCCCGCTCGTCTGGCGCCTCGCCCTGGGCCTGGGGCTGGGACTTGTGCTGTTCGCCGGGGAGACCTGGTGGCTTTTGCGCTCCGGCCTCGTGGGCGTGGACATCCCCGTGGATGGCCCCTATGCGGCGCTGTCGGCGGCGGTGCGACCCGTGCTCCCGGGGCTCCTGGCCCGCGTGGCGGCCGTCTACGTCGTGGCGGGCATGGTCCTCGCGGCGGTGGCCTGGGGGCTCGCGCGCGTCTGGGGGCGGGGGGGCGTCCTGGCCACGCTGGCGGGGTGGCTCGGGCTTGGCCTGGTGCTCGCGTGGGACCGCGCCATCGCCCGGCCCGCGCTGTTCGATGACCTGCCGGCGGTGAGGCCGGTGCTGGGGTGGCTGGTGGACCACGGTGAGCCCTGGCACCCGAGGCTCGCCGCGGGGCTGGTCGCGCTGCTGCACGTCGGGGTGTGGCTCTGGTGGCAGGACACGTGGACGCGGCGGGCGCGGCAGGGTGGCGTGGTGCTGGCGGGGGGCCTGGCGCTGTTCGTCGCGGGACGCGCGGGCGGCTGGGTGGGGGGCGAGAAGCATCCGTTGGTGGTGCTCATCGGCATCGACGCGTTCCGGCCGGACCGGCTCTTGAGCCAGGGAGGCTCGGGGGCGGTGGCGCCGCACGTGGACCGCTTCGTGGCGGAGTCCACGTTCTTCACCCAGGCGTACACGCCGGTGGCGCAGACGGAGCCCGCGTGGCGCTCGCTGCTCACCGCGCGCTGGCCGCATGAGACAGGGGTCCGCTACGCGCTGACAGCGGAGTCCCGGATGCAACTGCAACCCACCTTCGCGGAGAACTTCGCGCGGGCGGGCTGGCGCACGGTGTTCGCCACGGACTGCTCCCGCTTCCACGCCGAGGGGCCGAACTCTGGTTTCGCCACCCGGTTGCAGCCGCCGCGCGGGGCGGTGAACTTCCTCCTGGAGAAGCTGCGCTACCGGGCGCTGGGCGTCTTCGCGGACCACGCGCTGGGCGCCGCGTGGGTGCCGGAGTTCATCGACAACCGCGCGCTGGCGGGCATCCACGACCCCATGGGCTACGCGGAGCGGCTGACGTCCCGGCTGCTCGAGGAGGCGGGGCAGGGGCCCACGCTGTTCGCCTTCCACGCCACCGCCGCGCACTTCCCGGGCGACCCGGTGCACCCGTTCTACCGGCGCTTCGTGTCCGCGTCCGAGCCGCTGGAGCGGCGGCTGCGCATGCACTTCGCGCCCGTGTCACCGGGGGCCAAGGGGAGCTGGAGCCGCGAGGGCGCGGAGGCGCTCTACGACGAGCTGATTGCCCAGGCGGACGCGCAGGTGGGGCTGATGCTGGAGGCGCTGCGCCGCTCGGGCCGCTACGACGACGCGCTCATCGTCCTGGTGTCGGACCACGGCGAGAGCTTCCACGAGGACCGTCCAGACCTCGCTGGCGCCACGCCCGTGCACGGGGCCCGGCTGTCGGAGCTGGAGAACCGCATCCTGTTCGCGGTGAAGCCCGCCGGAGGTCGAGGCGCGGCGCCGGCCACGCTGGGCTCGCTGGTGCGCCTGGTCGACGTGGGCCCCACGCTGCTGGAGCTGTCGGGCCTGCCCGCGCTGCACGGCGCGGATGGCGTGTCGCTCGGGCCGTTGCTTCGTGGGGAGACGGTGCCGCCGCTCTCGCTGTACGCCGAGACGGGCTTCACGCACGTGTCGCCAGAGGTCTTCGATGAGGGGCACTGGCCCGGGGCTCCGCGCGCGTTCGACGCGTACCGCATCCGTCCGGACGGCGTGGTGGAGTTGAGCGACACCGCGCACACGGCGGTGGTGCTGGAGAAGGACCGGGGCGCCTACGACGGGCAGCGCTGGTGGGTGGACCGTCCTCGCGCGGATGGCTCCATGCTGCGCGCCTGCACGGGCGACTGTGAGGGCCTGGACGCGCTGGCGTTGGAGGCGTGGCTGGACGCGGTGCAGGGACGGACGGGGGCAGGGGAGTCGCGTAAGGTGGCGGGCCATGTCGACGACCCCAGACACCCCGTCCCTTCAGGAACAGTACGCCCCCCACAACAGCTGCTTCGGTTGCGGCCCGGCCAACGCCCAGGGCCTGCGCATCCGCAGCCGCGCGGAGGGTGA
- a CDS encoding RrF2 family transcriptional regulator: protein MPQHPLQISRKIEYGLRAMTFLASQPLERMVPFREIARRMDVPEDFLAKILKVLVSRKLVRSTRGAHGGYALARPAREVTFLDVIEAVEGPVNVNVCQDTQHDGCRATGSCTMYGVWKLGQQRMLDVYRSTTLDRLAMTELKGSPPPDSLPLAARA, encoded by the coding sequence ATGCCGCAGCATCCACTCCAGATCTCCCGGAAGATTGAATACGGACTGAGGGCCATGACCTTCCTGGCCTCTCAGCCGCTGGAGCGAATGGTCCCCTTCCGGGAGATTGCCCGGCGCATGGATGTGCCCGAGGACTTCCTCGCCAAGATCCTCAAGGTCCTCGTCTCCCGCAAGCTCGTGCGCTCCACCCGGGGCGCCCACGGTGGCTACGCGCTGGCGCGGCCCGCGCGCGAGGTGACGTTCCTGGATGTCATCGAGGCGGTGGAAGGCCCCGTCAACGTCAACGTCTGCCAGGACACACAGCATGACGGCTGCCGGGCCACCGGAAGCTGCACCATGTACGGCGTGTGGAAGCTGGGCCAGCAGCGGATGTTGGATGTGTACCGCTCCACCACGCTGGACCGTCTGGCGATGACAGAGCTGAAGGGCTCGCCGCCTCCCGACTCGCTGCCCCTGGCCGCGCGGGCCTAG
- a CDS encoding NADH-quinone oxidoreductase subunit B, translating into MADADIAPVLTTRRDEAMGFFQRMVSKGLGWARKYSLFTYPYATACCGMEYMSVAASRHDIARFGAEFPRFSPRQADLLMVVGTINLKQAPILKRVYEQMTEPKWVVSFGVCASSGGFYDNYAVLQGIDRILPVDVYIPGCPPRPEQVLDGLMLLQDKIANQVHRIADREQPNPTAARHDLLISMGK; encoded by the coding sequence ATGGCTGATGCAGACATCGCTCCAGTGCTGACGACCCGCCGCGACGAGGCCATGGGCTTCTTCCAGCGGATGGTCTCCAAGGGCCTGGGTTGGGCCCGTAAGTACTCGCTGTTCACCTACCCGTACGCCACCGCCTGCTGCGGCATGGAGTACATGTCCGTGGCGGCCAGCCGTCACGACATCGCGCGCTTCGGCGCGGAGTTCCCGCGCTTCTCCCCCCGGCAGGCAGACCTGCTGATGGTGGTGGGCACCATCAACCTGAAGCAGGCGCCCATCCTCAAGCGCGTGTACGAGCAGATGACCGAGCCCAAGTGGGTCGTGTCGTTCGGCGTGTGCGCGTCCTCGGGCGGCTTCTACGACAACTACGCGGTGCTCCAGGGCATCGACCGCATCCTCCCGGTGGATGTCTACATCCCCGGTTGCCCGCCCCGCCCGGAGCAGGTGCTGGACGGTCTCATGCTGCTGCAGGACAAGATCGCCAACCAGGTCCACCGCATCGCCGACCGCGAGCAGCCCAACCCCACCGCGGCCCGGCACGACCTGCTCATCTCCATGGGCAAGTAG
- a CDS encoding arylsulfatase, which produces MAFIGKSKGNGNGNGHGKQPARKPNILVIWGDDIGLWNISAYNQGMMGYRTPNIDRIAREGAMMTDYYGQQSCTAGRAAFITGMNPLRTGLTTIGMPGADYGLQDSDPTIAELLKPQGYVCGQFGKNHLGDSNRYLPTVHGFDEFHGNLYHLNAENEPECPDYPKDPAFKERFGPRGVLHTWATDRDDPTEDPRWGRVGRQKIEDTGPLTKKRMETVDEEFLKSSLSFMERAAKDNKPFFLWHNTTRTHVWTFLQEKYRNKTGKGLYADAMTELDDHVGVLLAKLEELGIADNTIVVFSTDNGVQKMGWPDGGNAPFRGEKGSTWEGGVRVPCVVRWPGVIEPGTVINDIFAHEDWMPTLVAAAGGPEDLVEKCKAGHTVGKKKFRVHLDGYDQRGLLAGKEPGRRHEFIYVLDSGNIAAVRYDDWKVIFAYQDGRGPDMWFSGKRFNPAWPYLINLRSDPFEEGLFSGMYTSWYGERMFLFVPAQGLVKKFAESLIDYIPSQAPGSLTIGNLKDRVKEKIKETQRDDRSEVGDQVMSLANEVEQALHRFQQSHV; this is translated from the coding sequence ATGGCGTTCATCGGCAAATCCAAGGGCAACGGCAATGGCAACGGGCACGGCAAGCAACCGGCGCGCAAGCCGAACATCCTGGTCATCTGGGGCGACGACATTGGGCTGTGGAACATCAGCGCCTACAACCAGGGGATGATGGGCTACCGCACGCCCAACATCGACCGCATCGCGCGCGAGGGCGCGATGATGACGGACTACTACGGGCAGCAGAGCTGCACCGCGGGCCGCGCCGCCTTCATCACCGGCATGAACCCGCTGCGCACGGGCCTCACCACCATCGGCATGCCGGGCGCGGACTACGGCCTCCAGGACTCGGACCCGACCATCGCGGAGCTGCTCAAGCCGCAGGGCTACGTGTGTGGCCAGTTCGGCAAGAACCACCTGGGAGACTCGAACCGCTACCTGCCCACGGTGCACGGCTTCGACGAGTTCCACGGCAACCTCTACCACCTCAACGCGGAGAACGAGCCCGAGTGCCCCGACTACCCGAAGGACCCGGCGTTCAAGGAGCGCTTCGGTCCGCGCGGCGTGCTGCACACCTGGGCCACGGACCGGGATGACCCGACGGAGGACCCTCGCTGGGGCCGCGTGGGCCGCCAGAAGATCGAGGACACGGGCCCGCTCACCAAGAAGCGCATGGAGACGGTGGACGAGGAGTTCCTCAAGTCCTCGCTGTCCTTCATGGAGCGCGCGGCGAAGGACAACAAGCCGTTCTTCCTCTGGCACAACACGACGCGCACCCACGTGTGGACGTTCCTCCAGGAGAAGTACCGCAACAAGACGGGCAAGGGGCTCTACGCGGACGCGATGACGGAGCTGGACGACCACGTGGGCGTGCTGCTCGCGAAGCTGGAGGAACTGGGCATCGCGGACAACACCATCGTCGTGTTCTCCACCGACAACGGCGTGCAGAAGATGGGCTGGCCGGACGGCGGCAACGCGCCCTTCCGGGGTGAGAAGGGCTCCACGTGGGAGGGCGGCGTGCGCGTGCCCTGCGTGGTGCGTTGGCCGGGCGTCATCGAGCCGGGCACCGTCATCAACGACATCTTCGCCCACGAGGACTGGATGCCCACCCTCGTCGCGGCGGCGGGCGGCCCCGAGGACCTGGTGGAGAAGTGCAAGGCGGGACACACCGTGGGCAAGAAGAAGTTCCGCGTCCACCTGGACGGGTATGACCAGCGCGGGCTGCTCGCGGGCAAGGAGCCGGGTCGGCGGCACGAGTTCATCTACGTGCTCGACAGCGGCAACATCGCGGCGGTGCGCTACGACGACTGGAAGGTCATCTTCGCCTACCAGGACGGCCGGGGCCCGGACATGTGGTTCAGCGGCAAGCGCTTCAATCCGGCGTGGCCCTACCTCATCAACCTGCGCTCGGACCCGTTCGAGGAGGGGCTCTTCTCCGGCATGTACACGAGCTGGTACGGCGAGCGCATGTTCCTCTTCGTCCCGGCCCAGGGCCTGGTGAAGAAGTTCGCCGAGAGCCTCATCGACTACATCCCGAGCCAGGCCCCGGGCAGCCTCACCATCGGCAACTTGAAGGACCGGGTGAAGGAGAAGATCAAGGAGACCCAGCGCGACGACCGTTCCGAGGTCGGCGACCAGGTGATGTCGCTCGCCAACGAAGTGGAGCAGGCGCTGCATCGCTTCCAGCAGAGCCACGTCTGA
- a CDS encoding PaaI family thioesterase, with the protein MSTTPDTPSLQEQYAPHNSCFGCGPANAQGLRIRSRAEGELVVAEWTPSEHHQAFPGVLNGGIIGALLDCHCNWTAAYHLMKAQGAESPPCTVTADYTITLKRPTPMTGPVRLEAKPVEIKGDRAVIEGTLIAGGKVTALCRGTFVAVKEGHPAYHRW; encoded by the coding sequence ATGTCGACGACCCCAGACACCCCGTCCCTTCAGGAACAGTACGCCCCCCACAACAGCTGCTTCGGTTGCGGCCCGGCCAACGCCCAGGGCCTGCGCATCCGCAGCCGCGCGGAGGGTGAGCTGGTCGTCGCCGAGTGGACGCCCTCCGAGCACCACCAGGCCTTCCCCGGGGTGCTCAACGGCGGAATCATCGGCGCGCTGCTGGACTGTCACTGCAACTGGACGGCGGCGTACCACCTGATGAAGGCGCAGGGCGCGGAGTCCCCGCCGTGCACCGTCACCGCCGACTACACCATCACCCTCAAGCGCCCCACGCCGATGACGGGGCCGGTGCGGCTGGAGGCGAAGCCCGTCGAAATCAAGGGCGACCGCGCGGTGATTGAAGGCACCCTCATCGCGGGCGGCAAGGTGACGGCGCTGTGCCGGGGCACCTTCGTCGCGGTGAAGGAGGGCCACCCCGCGTACCACCGCTGGTGA